The Clostridiales bacterium genome has a window encoding:
- a CDS encoding glycoside hydrolase family 130 protein: MHNSSVGILKCSHVIKRCEKNPVLSAKDVPYDANLIFNAGVIKYQGKYVMIFRNDYGYKDGKFKGTNLGIAYSSDGISWKVESKPFFTVEMLNDSKIRRFYDPRLTVIDGKCYICFAVDTNHGTRGGIGVTDDFQSIRVLNMSVPDNRNMVLFPEKIGGLYTRLERPMPVYSRGSDRFDIWLSSSPDLRYWGDSKLVLSVEDVSFANNKIGPAAPPVKTKYGWLTTFHAVDTDDSRGKNGWEDFWRKRYSAGIMLLDLENPSKVIGMSKLPLIIPEAEYERNGFRNDVIFPGGMILEESGEVKIYYGAADTVECMARADVNDLIKLCLNE, encoded by the coding sequence ATGCATAATAGTTCTGTAGGTATTTTGAAATGCAGCCACGTAATAAAACGCTGCGAAAAAAATCCTGTATTATCAGCTAAGGATGTTCCCTATGATGCAAACTTGATTTTTAACGCCGGAGTTATTAAATATCAGGGGAAATACGTAATGATATTCAGAAATGATTATGGATATAAGGATGGAAAGTTTAAGGGGACGAATCTTGGCATTGCATACAGCAGTGACGGTATAAGCTGGAAGGTTGAAAGCAAGCCGTTCTTTACTGTAGAAATGCTGAATGATTCTAAAATTAGAAGGTTTTATGATCCGAGACTCACGGTAATCGATGGCAAATGCTATATATGTTTTGCAGTGGACACAAATCATGGGACGCGGGGAGGCATCGGGGTTACAGACGATTTTCAGAGTATAAGGGTTTTAAATATGTCTGTTCCTGATAACAGAAATATGGTTCTGTTTCCCGAAAAAATAGGCGGGCTTTATACCCGGCTTGAGAGGCCCATGCCAGTTTACAGCAGAGGAAGTGACCGGTTTGACATATGGCTTTCAAGTTCTCCGGATTTAAGATACTGGGGAGATTCGAAGCTTGTATTGTCCGTTGAAGATGTTTCTTTCGCCAATAATAAAATAGGCCCCGCGGCACCTCCTGTTAAAACAAAATATGGCTGGCTTACAACCTTTCATGCAGTGGATACAGATGACAGCAGAGGTAAAAACGGATGGGAGGATTTCTGGCGCAAAAGATATAGTGCCGGAATCATGCTGCTCGATTTAGAAAACCCTTCAAAAGTAATAGGGATGTCTAAGCTTCCTTTGATAATTCCAGAGGCGGAATATGAGAGAAACGGTTTTAGAAATGATGTGATTTTCCCTGGCGGTATGATACTGGAGGAGAGCGGAGAGGTTAAAATTTATTATGGTGCGGCGGATACCGTAGAATGTATGGCAAGAGCAGATGTTAATGATTTAATTAAATTATGTTTAAATGAATAA
- a CDS encoding cation-transporting P-type ATPase codes for MEKDKQIQNNESIEKIYKLTSEDACKALDTSYKGLTASEAEERQKKYGKNVISRKKGKSVILVFLSNFASLMAILLWVGGIIAFIAKMPELGIAIWLVNIINGVFSFFQEYRASKATEALKKMLPSYVRVIRDNKEQQILSEDLAPGDIMLVAEGDKISADARVLESSDLQVNQSTLTGESNPVRRTYDSVLKEDLSRYEIPNLIFAGTSVASGTAKAVVVSIGMKTEFGKIANLTQTMREEQSPLERELDILTKQVSVIAVSFGVLFFVAASIFVKEPLAEVFIFSLGMIVAFIPEGLLPTVTLSLAMAVQRMAKEHALVKKLSAVETLGCTSVICSDKTGTLTQNEMTVHHLWMPDQEYEVTGLGYAPTGKILAGDREVSATDNGDLKLLLTAAALCSNARVVPPNKESDRYTVLGDPTEACLGVVAQKAGIDIEEQSTLTPRLRELPFDSRRKRMSTIHQLENVVDGCRRIAYVKGAPKEVLELCTGIYRHGAREELTDEQRRKIMEANDRYASNGLRVLAVAYRLLSRKDNLPAALSAYTPEIIEKDLTFVGLTVMADPPRPEVAKAVEVCHRANIRVIMITGDYGLTAESIAKRIGIVKGKHPRIISGVELENMPDEELKEALKDEVIFARVAPEQKYRVVSNLQEMGHIVAVTGDGVNDSPALKKADIGVAMGITGTDVAKEAADMILTDDNFASIVRAIEEGRAVYSNIRKFILYILNSNVPEGVPSAAFLFSRGMIPLPLTVMQILSIDLGTDMMPALGLGTELPEKGVMDKPPRSQKERLLNKQIFIKGFFWYGLLESIAAMGAYFFVNMLNGWPNVPLASSGIVYRRATTMTLAAIVFCQVGMVLNCRTEKQSVFKVGLFSNKRVMLGIAFEIVLISLIIYAPFMHAIFQTASIGIREWVFLIFLPPLILLLEEIRKAVSRRHEKRK; via the coding sequence ATGGAAAAAGATAAACAAATACAAAATAATGAAAGCATTGAAAAAATATATAAACTTACATCCGAAGATGCATGCAAAGCATTGGATACAAGTTATAAAGGTTTAACGGCATCGGAAGCAGAAGAGAGGCAGAAAAAGTATGGCAAGAATGTTATAAGCCGCAAAAAAGGCAAATCTGTTATTTTAGTTTTTTTGTCTAACTTTGCCAGCTTAATGGCTATTTTATTATGGGTAGGCGGTATTATTGCATTTATAGCTAAGATGCCGGAGCTAGGCATTGCAATTTGGCTGGTCAATATCATAAACGGTGTTTTTAGTTTCTTCCAGGAATATCGTGCCAGCAAAGCTACGGAAGCATTGAAGAAGATGCTGCCTTCGTATGTGAGGGTTATAAGGGATAATAAAGAGCAGCAGATACTGTCTGAGGATCTGGCGCCCGGGGACATAATGCTTGTTGCGGAAGGCGATAAGATATCCGCTGATGCCCGAGTGCTTGAAAGCAGCGACCTTCAGGTAAATCAATCTACACTGACGGGCGAATCCAATCCGGTACGTAGAACTTATGACTCTGTTTTAAAAGAAGATCTTTCACGGTATGAAATTCCAAATCTTATTTTTGCGGGGACCAGCGTGGCAAGCGGTACGGCAAAAGCAGTGGTCGTATCGATAGGAATGAAAACTGAATTTGGAAAAATTGCAAATTTGACGCAAACCATGAGGGAAGAGCAGAGTCCACTGGAGCGGGAACTTGATATACTGACAAAACAGGTTTCAGTTATTGCTGTAAGCTTTGGAGTCTTATTTTTTGTAGCCGCTTCTATTTTTGTAAAAGAACCATTGGCTGAAGTTTTCATCTTTTCGTTAGGGATGATTGTTGCATTTATACCTGAAGGGTTACTGCCGACTGTTACCTTATCGCTGGCCATGGCTGTTCAGCGTATGGCTAAAGAGCATGCGCTGGTCAAAAAGCTTTCGGCTGTCGAAACACTGGGTTGTACCTCGGTTATTTGTTCGGATAAGACCGGGACGCTGACGCAGAACGAAATGACTGTACACCATCTATGGATGCCGGATCAGGAATATGAAGTTACGGGTCTCGGATATGCTCCTACAGGGAAAATTCTGGCGGGGGATCGTGAGGTCAGTGCTACCGATAATGGAGATTTAAAACTGCTTCTTACTGCAGCCGCTTTATGCAGCAATGCCCGTGTGGTTCCACCCAATAAAGAATCCGACAGGTATACCGTTTTAGGTGACCCTACAGAGGCTTGTCTGGGAGTAGTTGCCCAAAAAGCAGGAATTGATATTGAAGAGCAGTCAACATTGACACCGAGACTCAGGGAATTGCCCTTCGATTCAAGGCGTAAAAGGATGAGTACCATTCATCAGTTGGAAAATGTTGTAGATGGCTGCCGAAGGATTGCCTACGTAAAAGGTGCGCCTAAGGAAGTATTGGAACTGTGCACGGGGATATATCGCCATGGAGCCCGGGAAGAGTTGACAGATGAACAGCGCAGAAAAATAATGGAGGCAAATGATCGCTACGCCAGCAACGGCTTAAGGGTACTGGCTGTCGCATACAGGCTTTTGTCGAGAAAGGATAATCTGCCTGCTGCATTGAGCGCATATACTCCTGAAATCATTGAAAAAGATCTGACATTTGTCGGGCTCACCGTCATGGCAGATCCTCCGAGACCGGAAGTTGCAAAGGCTGTTGAGGTATGCCATAGGGCCAATATTCGTGTTATCATGATAACAGGTGATTATGGTCTGACGGCTGAGAGCATTGCCAAACGTATCGGCATTGTCAAAGGAAAACACCCGCGGATCATATCAGGTGTGGAACTGGAAAACATGCCGGATGAGGAACTTAAAGAAGCCTTAAAGGATGAGGTTATTTTTGCCAGAGTGGCGCCGGAACAAAAATACAGGGTGGTAAGCAACTTGCAGGAAATGGGGCATATTGTGGCTGTAACAGGCGACGGTGTTAATGATTCACCTGCGTTAAAAAAAGCTGATATCGGCGTGGCTATGGGTATCACGGGTACGGACGTTGCCAAGGAAGCTGCCGACATGATACTGACTGATGACAATTTTGCTTCAATTGTTAGAGCCATTGAAGAAGGGCGTGCAGTGTACAGCAATATCAGGAAATTTATTCTGTATATTCTTAACAGCAACGTCCCAGAGGGAGTACCTTCTGCGGCTTTTCTGTTCTCAAGAGGTATGATTCCACTGCCATTGACAGTTATGCAGATTCTTTCTATTGACCTTGGCACGGATATGATGCCGGCTCTTGGGCTTGGCACAGAGTTGCCGGAGAAGGGCGTTATGGATAAGCCGCCACGTTCACAGAAGGAAAGACTATTAAATAAGCAAATTTTCATCAAGGGATTTTTCTGGTATGGATTATTAGAGTCTATTGCCGCAATGGGTGCTTATTTTTTTGTGAATATGCTGAATGGATGGCCGAATGTTCCACTTGCAAGTTCAGGTATAGTTTACAGGAGAGCGACAACCATGACACTTGCAGCCATTGTCTTCTGCCAGGTTGGCATGGTGTTAAACTGCCGTACAGAGAAGCAGTCTGTTTTTAAAGTAGGCCTGTTTAGTAATAAAAGAGTAATGTTAGGCATTGCTTTTGAAATAGTGCTCATTAGTTTAATTATCTATGCGCCGTTTATGCATGCAATTTTCCAGACAGCATCCATAGGCATCAGAGAATGGGTATTCCTGATTTTTCTACCTCCATTGATTTTGCTTCTTGAGGAAATTAGAAAAGCTGTTTCTCGCAGACATGAAAAAAGAAAATAA
- a CDS encoding TrkA family potassium uptake protein — protein sequence MKVIIVGCGKLGSGLAQNLSKKGHKVTIIDTNPQAFELLGKDFKGETIVGIGFDKGILEKAQINFADAIVACTKSDDANALIGRISRNIYRVPRVISRLYDPRRAEIYRSLGIQTISTTTWGVHRAAEMLSYNQLDSILTLGDVEIIRAETPALLAGRTVNELTVIGEIQVIAICRDNKTFMPTRGTVFHKHDVIFVAALTTSVNRLKTLLGFEQKWRKIR from the coding sequence ATGAAAGTTATTATAGTCGGTTGTGGCAAGCTTGGCTCGGGATTAGCCCAAAACCTCTCAAAAAAAGGGCATAAAGTAACTATTATTGATACCAACCCGCAGGCATTTGAGCTTCTTGGCAAAGATTTTAAAGGGGAAACTATTGTGGGTATCGGTTTTGATAAGGGCATACTTGAGAAAGCCCAGATCAACTTTGCCGATGCAATTGTGGCATGCACTAAGAGCGATGATGCAAATGCGCTTATCGGCAGGATTTCACGAAATATTTATAGAGTCCCGAGGGTTATATCAAGGTTGTATGATCCGCGTAGGGCCGAGATTTATAGAAGCCTCGGCATTCAGACAATATCCACGACTACATGGGGTGTTCATCGAGCGGCAGAGATGCTGAGTTATAATCAGCTTGACAGCATTTTAACATTAGGGGATGTTGAAATAATAAGGGCCGAGACGCCTGCTCTTTTGGCAGGCAGAACCGTAAATGAACTCACAGTTATCGGTGAAATTCAGGTTATTGCAATCTGCCGTGATAATAAAACCTTTATGCCGACCAGGGGTACGGTTTTTCATAAACATGATGTGATTTTTGTCGCTGCTTTGACAACATCTGTAAACAGATTGAAAACACTGCTGGGTTTTGAGCAGAAATGGAGGAAAATCAGATGA
- a CDS encoding NAD-binding protein, translating to MEENQMNIIIIGGGKVGAYIAKLLLNDNYSVKVIENRKDVLDKLKKEIPEDNIVLGSGTEPNVLESSGITETDVVAAVTGADETNLVASTIAKFEFGVPRVIARVNNPQNMWLFNSGMGVDVGLNQADLMAHLVVEEMDLKNMLTLMKLNRGDYSIVQVKVDGNSETVNKPLRDLSIPSKAVLIAIFRGKDVIIPRGDTVIDKNDNILALTDKDSQVTINKLFGSAK from the coding sequence ATGGAGGAAAATCAGATGAATATTATTATAATAGGTGGAGGTAAAGTTGGAGCTTATATTGCAAAATTGCTTTTGAACGATAACTATTCCGTGAAAGTTATAGAAAATCGCAAGGATGTTTTAGATAAGCTGAAAAAGGAAATACCGGAAGACAACATTGTTTTAGGTAGCGGGACAGAGCCAAACGTCCTTGAGTCTTCAGGGATTACAGAGACTGACGTTGTTGCTGCAGTTACCGGTGCTGACGAAACCAATCTGGTTGCTTCTACGATTGCAAAGTTTGAATTTGGTGTTCCTCGTGTTATCGCGCGTGTCAACAATCCTCAAAATATGTGGCTGTTTAACTCAGGAATGGGAGTTGATGTTGGTTTAAATCAGGCTGATCTTATGGCTCATCTCGTAGTCGAAGAAATGGATCTTAAAAATATGCTGACATTGATGAAACTTAATCGCGGAGATTATTCAATTGTTCAGGTGAAGGTCGATGGTAATTCCGAAACTGTGAATAAACCTCTAAGAGATCTTTCGATCCCGTCAAAAGCAGTACTTATCGCAATCTTTCGCGGAAAGGATGTTATCATTCCGCGTGGAGACACTGTTATCGACAAAAATGATAATATTCTCGCATTGACTGACAAGGATAGTCAGGTGACGATAAATAAACTTTTTGGATCTGCAAAATGA